The Candidatus Thermoplasmatota archaeon genome contains the following window.
GAAAACATGACAAGATCATCGTTCGCGGTGACAATATTATTTATATATCTCCATAGAATACTGAGGTAGATTGCTATGACGAAAGGAACAACATCAAGTGCTGGCGGAAAAACCAACCATGTTGCCTGCCGACGCTGTGGGAAACATTCATTTCATGTGCAGAAGCGCAGGTGTGCATCCTGTGGTTTTGGTGAAACCAGTAAACTACGACACTACAATTGGGCACGATTAAAAAAATAATTCCCTTAACTCCTCATCGTTTTTTTATCAAATCTGCATTTTTTCACGTCTACCCTTTTTGCTAACGTTTGAATAGTATCTTCAAAAGATGGAGCAGATCTTTTCAGAACATTGTACAAGTTGTCTGATTTTCCTGTTCCAGTACAA
Protein-coding sequences here:
- a CDS encoding 50S ribosomal protein L37e, whose product is MTKGTTSSAGGKTNHVACRRCGKHSFHVQKRRCASCGFGETSKLRHYNWARLKK